In the Candidatus Palauibacter scopulicola genome, one interval contains:
- the murF gene encoding UDP-N-acetylmuramoyl-tripeptide--D-alanyl-D-alanine ligase has translation MTAATQAPALRSDWLRAALGLDAGGAGSPGGPGGRAYTGVSCDSRTLEPGELFVALAGARHDAADFLPQAAARGAPGALVRAGREDPALGMEYFAVADPLRALGDLAARARRESGATVVAITGSSGKTTVKEMIACALSESRRVYRTEGNYNSQVGLPLTILRAPPDADAWVLEAGASEPGEMARLAEIARPDHVVITTVGSAHLECFGDVDGVLREKMALAHGASDRGALIVGEEPAILAEAARAHRPDAIVAGFGPGADFAPKAYTVEADRIEFRRGGSRVALGVGGEHHLRDALIAAALAESLDVPSDAAARGLSRYEPLGLRGALRRIGRLTVLADCYNANPDSFRAAIAQTRDLLPGRRRAVFAGSMLELGSEEAKAHREIGDEMRAAGFDVIAATGLFCDAPFDGVHGHALIRAEDPEAAVRPFADALEGDEVVLVKGSRGVRLERVIDELEARFGGGA, from the coding sequence GTGACGGCGGCCACGCAGGCCCCGGCGCTGCGTTCGGACTGGCTTCGGGCGGCGCTCGGCCTCGACGCCGGCGGCGCCGGGAGCCCCGGCGGCCCGGGAGGGCGGGCGTATACCGGGGTGTCGTGCGACTCGAGAACGTTGGAGCCCGGCGAGCTGTTCGTCGCGCTCGCCGGGGCGCGTCACGATGCCGCCGACTTCCTCCCCCAGGCGGCGGCCCGGGGCGCGCCGGGCGCGCTGGTGCGCGCCGGACGGGAAGATCCGGCGCTGGGGATGGAGTACTTCGCCGTCGCCGATCCTCTGAGGGCGCTCGGCGATCTCGCGGCTCGGGCCCGGCGCGAATCCGGCGCCACGGTCGTGGCGATCACGGGCAGTTCGGGCAAGACGACCGTGAAGGAGATGATCGCCTGCGCCCTCTCCGAGTCCCGCCGCGTATACCGCACCGAGGGGAACTACAACAGCCAGGTGGGGCTCCCGCTCACGATCCTGCGCGCTCCCCCCGACGCGGACGCCTGGGTCCTGGAAGCAGGCGCGAGCGAGCCCGGGGAGATGGCGCGGCTGGCGGAGATCGCCCGGCCCGATCACGTCGTCATCACGACCGTCGGCTCCGCCCACCTCGAGTGCTTCGGCGATGTGGACGGGGTGCTGCGGGAAAAGATGGCGCTGGCGCACGGCGCCTCGGACCGGGGCGCGCTCATCGTGGGAGAGGAACCCGCCATCCTCGCGGAGGCCGCCCGGGCCCACCGGCCCGACGCGATCGTGGCCGGCTTCGGCCCCGGGGCCGACTTCGCACCCAAGGCGTACACGGTCGAAGCGGACCGGATCGAGTTCCGCCGCGGCGGATCGCGCGTCGCGCTGGGCGTGGGCGGCGAGCATCACCTGCGGGACGCTTTGATCGCGGCGGCGCTGGCGGAATCGCTGGACGTGCCGTCCGACGCGGCCGCCCGGGGGCTGTCGCGCTACGAACCGCTCGGCCTGCGCGGCGCGCTGCGCCGCATCGGGCGCCTGACGGTGCTGGCCGACTGCTACAACGCCAACCCGGACTCGTTCCGCGCGGCGATCGCCCAGACGCGCGACCTGCTCCCGGGCCGCCGCCGTGCCGTGTTCGCGGGCTCGATGCTCGAACTCGGCTCCGAGGAGGCGAAGGCGCACCGCGAGATCGGCGACGAGATGCGGGCCGCGGGGTTCGACGTCATCGCCGCCACGGGCCTCTTCTGCGACGCGCCGTTCGACGGCGTGCACGGTCACGCCCTGATCCGGGCGGAGGACCCCGAAGCGGCCGTGCGGCCGTTTGCCGACGCCCTGGAAGGCGATGAGGTCGTGCTCGTGAAGGGTTCGCGCGGCGTCCGGCTCGAGCGGGTCATCGACGAACTGGAAGCCCGCTTCGGAGGGGGCGCCTGA
- the murC gene encoding UDP-N-acetylmuramate--L-alanine ligase, whose protein sequence is MTGAAVGAPRPAATADLPASGAHVHLMGIGGAGMRGLALLLDSSGYVVSGCDRAPADALGDLAEKEIRVERGHSTSHLSGVELLVRSSAVPVDEPEVVGAKVAGIPVMRRARALGALLNGRPLVGIAGTHGKTTITAMTGHAAAAAGLDPLVLVGGRVEAWDGFTRLGDGPAVVEADEFDRSFLELHPTLAVISSLEPEHLDTYGNWERLRAAFAEFAGRTRRAEGLIYCHDDEGARELAEECGFAGAEHGFGYGFGDGARYRLEEAGRRTVRLSWPDGTIDLTLRVPGRHNQLNAVAAFLATLRLGGDPRAAARGLSDFRGVARRLEVIAAWPDLTVFDDYAHHPTEVAASLAAVRGAYPDARLTVVFQPHLFTRTRDFAEAFTRALTTADEARVLPIYPAREAPLPGVTSELITGRAGGTAAPIDREDALDLVPPEVGAGKAVLVFMGAGDVTDLAHAAVQRRVGDAVGA, encoded by the coding sequence ATGACCGGGGCGGCGGTGGGGGCGCCTCGTCCGGCCGCAACCGCGGATCTCCCCGCCTCCGGAGCGCACGTCCATCTGATGGGGATCGGCGGCGCCGGCATGCGCGGGCTCGCGCTCCTCCTCGACAGCTCCGGCTACGTCGTGAGCGGGTGCGATCGCGCCCCGGCGGACGCCCTCGGCGACCTTGCCGAGAAGGAGATCCGGGTCGAGCGGGGACACTCCACCTCCCACCTGTCGGGGGTCGAGCTGCTGGTTCGAAGCTCGGCCGTGCCGGTAGACGAGCCGGAGGTCGTCGGGGCGAAAGTCGCCGGCATACCGGTGATGCGCCGGGCCCGGGCCCTCGGCGCCCTGCTCAACGGGAGGCCCCTCGTCGGCATCGCCGGGACGCACGGGAAGACGACGATCACCGCGATGACCGGGCACGCCGCGGCCGCGGCCGGCCTCGATCCCCTCGTCCTCGTCGGCGGCCGGGTCGAGGCGTGGGACGGATTCACCAGGCTGGGCGATGGTCCGGCCGTCGTGGAAGCCGATGAATTCGACCGTTCCTTCCTCGAGCTTCATCCCACGCTCGCGGTGATCAGCTCGCTCGAGCCCGAACATCTCGACACCTATGGCAACTGGGAACGCCTCCGTGCCGCGTTCGCGGAGTTCGCCGGGCGGACGCGACGCGCCGAAGGCCTCATCTACTGCCACGACGACGAGGGTGCCCGCGAACTCGCGGAGGAGTGCGGTTTCGCCGGAGCGGAGCACGGATTCGGGTACGGTTTCGGCGACGGGGCCCGGTACAGGCTCGAAGAGGCGGGGCGGCGCACGGTGCGTCTCTCCTGGCCGGACGGAACGATCGATCTCACGCTCCGCGTGCCGGGGCGCCATAACCAGCTCAACGCCGTGGCGGCCTTTCTCGCCACGTTGCGGCTTGGCGGGGATCCGAGGGCGGCGGCGCGCGGGCTCAGCGACTTCCGCGGCGTGGCGCGCCGGCTCGAGGTGATCGCGGCGTGGCCCGACCTCACCGTCTTCGACGACTACGCGCACCATCCGACCGAGGTTGCGGCGTCGCTCGCCGCCGTGCGAGGAGCGTATCCCGATGCCCGGCTGACGGTCGTCTTTCAGCCGCATCTGTTCACCCGGACCCGCGACTTTGCGGAGGCGTTCACCCGCGCCCTCACGACCGCTGACGAAGCGCGCGTGCTTCCCATCTATCCCGCGCGCGAAGCGCCGCTTCCGGGCGTGACCTCGGAGCTGATCACCGGCCGGGCCGGCGGGACCGCGGCGCCGATCGACCGCGAAGACGCCCTGGACCTCGTTCCGCCGGAAGTCGGCGCCGGGAAGGCGGTACTCGTCTTCATGGGCGCCGGGGACGTCACCGACCTCGCGCACGCGGCGGTCCAGCGGCGGGTGGGCGATGCGGTGGGAGCGTGA
- a CDS encoding UDP-N-acetylglucosamine--N-acetylmuramyl-(pentapeptide) pyrophosphoryl-undecaprenol N-acetylglucosamine transferase, which translates to MASTRILLAGGGTGGHLYPALNLAAAFGRLAPEVECVFLGGRRGLEARVLPDAGYEFRLLPLQPLYRQRPWRNWRLFASAPTVIAGVRRAFRDFDPRLVVGTGGYVSGPALAGARLRRVPAAIQEQNAAPGLVTRLFAPGVDQIHLGYPEAEARLRVGGRTRLSALGNPVAPGVGGAVGGAADGSAPARFDWPRGRNLLVFGGSQGALGLNRAFLRDLEWAARDAAAWPDGVSVVWIAGPAHAAELSARTSELPFADRVRVVPYIDDLGRQLDRVALALCRSGAMSLAELCAAGRPAVLVPLPTSAGGHQLTNARALAEAGAAEVREEGGLEAGELWSLCRDILTDDRRLTRMSEAAASRGRPGAAFDIAREMLTLLDRCAA; encoded by the coding sequence ATGGCGTCGACTCGTATCCTGCTCGCGGGAGGCGGCACGGGCGGCCACCTGTACCCCGCCCTGAACCTGGCCGCAGCCTTTGGCCGGCTGGCCCCCGAAGTCGAATGTGTGTTCCTGGGGGGACGGCGGGGGTTGGAGGCTCGCGTGCTGCCGGACGCGGGGTACGAGTTCCGGCTCCTGCCGCTGCAACCGCTGTACCGGCAGCGGCCATGGCGAAACTGGCGGCTGTTCGCGTCGGCTCCGACCGTCATTGCCGGTGTGCGGCGGGCGTTCCGGGATTTTGATCCGCGGCTCGTCGTGGGCACGGGGGGATACGTGTCGGGGCCCGCGCTCGCGGGAGCCCGGCTGCGCCGCGTCCCCGCGGCGATCCAGGAACAGAACGCGGCGCCCGGGCTCGTGACGCGCCTGTTCGCGCCCGGCGTCGATCAGATCCACCTCGGATACCCGGAGGCTGAGGCCCGGCTCCGTGTCGGGGGCCGCACGCGCCTGAGCGCACTGGGAAACCCGGTCGCACCCGGGGTGGGCGGCGCGGTCGGCGGCGCCGCGGACGGCTCGGCTCCGGCCCGCTTCGACTGGCCGCGGGGTCGGAACCTCCTCGTCTTCGGCGGGAGCCAGGGCGCGCTCGGCCTCAACCGCGCCTTCCTGCGAGACCTGGAATGGGCGGCGCGGGATGCCGCGGCGTGGCCGGACGGCGTTTCGGTCGTGTGGATCGCCGGGCCGGCCCATGCGGCCGAACTCTCCGCGCGGACGTCGGAGCTTCCCTTCGCGGACCGTGTGCGCGTCGTGCCTTACATCGATGATCTGGGGCGGCAGCTGGATCGGGTGGCGCTGGCGCTGTGCCGGTCGGGCGCGATGTCGCTGGCCGAGTTGTGTGCCGCGGGGCGGCCGGCCGTGCTCGTGCCGCTCCCGACCTCGGCCGGGGGACACCAGCTGACGAACGCGCGGGCGCTCGCGGAGGCGGGGGCCGCGGAGGTTCGTGAGGAAGGGGGACTCGAGGCGGGCGAGTTGTGGTCGCTGTGCCGCGACATCCTCACCGACGACCGGCGTCTGACCCGGATGTCGGAAGCCGCCGCGAGCCGCGGCCGGCCCGGTGCGGCGTTCGACATCGCCCGCGAGATGCTCACGCTCCTGGACCGGTGCGCGGCATGA
- a CDS encoding UDP-N-acetylmuramoyl-L-alanyl-D-glutamate--2,6-diaminopimelate ligase, with protein MRSDSRLVGAGDLFCAIPGTRVDGHAFVEAAQRGGAGAAVVERVADVDLPQLAVRDARAAVSHLAALFAGDPGDALRLIGITGTNGKSTTAWLTRWILDDVGPAAALGTLGTVSIDGEIGAPGLTTPDPIDLALELAALRAGGAEAAVLEVSSHALDQRRADGCSFDAVGFTSFSREHLEYHPDLEAYRAAKLRLLDLLAPEGVCAVNDDEPAWKEVAPPNATTLRYGFESTADLWPDRLVLHAGGAHFTLRAPGEAAAVSLPLPADFNVRNALAAAAIARGLGVPLERIAARLSEAPSVPGRMEVISREPVLVIRDFAHNPDSCERALSSLRAIVPGRVIALLGCGGDRDPGKRPQMGSILARLADVAIVTSDNPRTEDPSEICRQMVVGLPPDSYEIVVDRRAAIARGLAEAGPADAVALLGKGHETVQVIDGKRLPFDERRIVEDLLPALAGASGLRGGAA; from the coding sequence TTGCGTTCGGACTCCCGCCTGGTCGGCGCCGGTGACCTATTCTGCGCGATTCCCGGGACGCGGGTCGATGGCCACGCGTTCGTCGAAGCCGCGCAGCGTGGCGGGGCCGGCGCCGCCGTGGTCGAGCGTGTCGCCGATGTCGACCTGCCGCAACTGGCCGTCCGCGACGCCCGGGCGGCCGTATCGCATCTCGCCGCGCTCTTCGCGGGCGACCCCGGCGACGCGCTCCGCCTCATCGGCATCACGGGAACCAACGGGAAGTCGACCACCGCGTGGCTCACGCGCTGGATCCTGGACGACGTGGGACCCGCCGCCGCGTTGGGCACCCTGGGCACCGTATCCATCGACGGTGAGATCGGAGCCCCGGGGCTGACGACGCCCGACCCGATCGACCTGGCCCTCGAACTCGCCGCCCTGCGAGCCGGCGGCGCCGAAGCGGCGGTGCTCGAGGTTTCGTCGCACGCGCTCGACCAGCGCCGCGCCGATGGCTGCTCGTTCGATGCCGTGGGTTTCACGAGTTTCAGCCGCGAGCACCTCGAATATCATCCGGATCTGGAAGCGTATCGGGCGGCCAAGCTGCGCCTGCTCGATCTGCTCGCGCCGGAGGGCGTCTGCGCGGTGAATGACGACGAACCTGCCTGGAAGGAGGTCGCGCCGCCGAACGCCACGACGCTCCGCTACGGCTTCGAGTCGACGGCCGACCTGTGGCCGGATCGACTCGTCCTGCACGCCGGGGGGGCACACTTCACGCTGCGCGCGCCGGGTGAAGCCGCCGCCGTGTCCCTTCCGCTTCCCGCCGATTTCAACGTGCGGAACGCCCTCGCGGCCGCCGCCATCGCCCGGGGCCTCGGCGTGCCGCTCGAACGAATCGCCGCGCGACTCTCGGAGGCGCCGTCCGTGCCCGGGCGCATGGAGGTGATCTCGCGGGAGCCGGTCCTTGTGATCCGCGACTTCGCGCACAATCCGGACTCGTGCGAGCGGGCGCTGTCCTCGTTGCGGGCGATCGTGCCGGGCCGGGTCATCGCGCTGCTCGGCTGCGGTGGCGACCGGGACCCCGGCAAGCGGCCGCAGATGGGGAGCATCCTGGCCCGCCTGGCGGATGTCGCGATCGTCACCAGCGACAATCCCCGGACGGAAGATCCGTCGGAGATCTGCCGTCAGATGGTCGTCGGGCTCCCGCCGGACAGCTACGAGATCGTCGTCGACCGACGGGCGGCGATCGCGCGGGGACTCGCCGAGGCGGGGCCGGCCGACGCGGTCGCGCTCCTCGGCAAGGGACACGAGACGGTCCAGGTCATCGACGGGAAGCGGCTCCCGTTCGACGAGCGCCGCATCGTGGAGGACCTCCTGCCGGCGCTCGCCGGAGCGTCCGGGCTCCGCGGAGGGGCGGCGTGA
- the murD gene encoding UDP-N-acetylmuramoyl-L-alanine--D-glutamate ligase: protein MAEDRRPPLFGPGEPVAVLGLGVSGTAAARLLHALGADVYASDAFEGPRQREAVAALAAEGIDAEVGRHDVERILNADLVVTSPGISPTAEIRRTVAEAGVPTVAEIEVAYRHLRSRVIGITGTNGKTTTTALCGHLLQQAGVDALTAGNIGRPLSGIPLMKRQPDWLVVELSSFQLADLQAFRPEVGVLVNLAADHLDWYPSLERYYEDKARLFANADEDSRWVLNGDDDAVLSMAEPAAGRRYLASIEPHRAPGAWLDEAGRMVQRLEAGGAPQPWVAAADLQLVGVHNVMNALLAGLGAALAGCEAEAIGAGLASFQGLPHRLQRVGEFEGVLWINDSKGTNVSATRVALNAFDRPLVALLGGRHKGESYRSLAPALSENARAVVAFGEAAPQIVRELGDVAPVEVAGGFPQLVRLARGAAQAGDVVLFSPACSSYDMFPDYRQRGRTFERCVRESYEGAGERAT from the coding sequence ATGGCCGAAGACCGTCGTCCCCCGCTCTTCGGGCCCGGCGAGCCCGTGGCCGTCCTCGGACTCGGGGTGTCGGGGACGGCCGCCGCGCGGCTCCTGCACGCGCTCGGAGCGGACGTGTACGCGAGCGACGCGTTCGAGGGTCCCCGGCAGCGCGAGGCCGTGGCGGCGCTGGCCGCCGAGGGCATCGACGCGGAGGTGGGACGGCATGACGTGGAGCGAATCCTGAACGCCGACCTCGTCGTGACGAGTCCCGGGATTTCGCCGACCGCCGAGATCCGGCGCACCGTGGCGGAAGCCGGGGTGCCCACCGTGGCCGAAATCGAGGTCGCCTATCGCCACCTCCGCTCGCGGGTCATCGGCATCACGGGCACGAACGGCAAGACGACGACGACCGCGCTCTGCGGGCACCTGCTGCAGCAGGCGGGCGTGGACGCGCTCACCGCGGGCAACATCGGCCGCCCGCTCTCCGGGATTCCGCTGATGAAGCGGCAGCCGGACTGGCTCGTGGTCGAACTGAGTTCCTTTCAGCTCGCCGATCTCCAGGCGTTCCGGCCCGAGGTCGGCGTGCTCGTCAACCTCGCCGCGGACCACCTCGACTGGTATCCGAGTCTCGAGCGCTACTACGAGGACAAGGCGCGGCTGTTCGCGAACGCCGATGAGGATAGCCGCTGGGTCCTGAACGGAGATGACGACGCGGTGCTCTCCATGGCGGAACCGGCGGCCGGGCGCCGCTACCTCGCTTCCATCGAGCCGCACAGGGCACCGGGGGCATGGCTGGACGAGGCCGGGAGAATGGTTCAGCGTCTCGAGGCCGGGGGGGCGCCGCAGCCGTGGGTCGCGGCCGCCGACCTGCAGTTGGTCGGCGTCCACAATGTCATGAACGCGCTCCTGGCGGGTCTCGGGGCGGCGCTCGCCGGATGCGAGGCGGAGGCGATCGGAGCGGGGCTCGCTTCCTTCCAGGGGCTTCCCCATCGCCTCCAGAGAGTCGGCGAGTTCGAGGGCGTCCTGTGGATCAATGACTCCAAGGGAACGAACGTCTCGGCCACCCGCGTCGCCCTCAATGCGTTCGACCGACCCCTCGTGGCGCTGCTCGGAGGCCGGCACAAGGGCGAGTCCTACCGGTCGCTGGCGCCGGCGCTGAGCGAGAACGCGCGGGCGGTGGTCGCGTTCGGAGAAGCCGCGCCGCAGATCGTCCGGGAGCTGGGCGATGTGGCGCCGGTCGAAGTCGCCGGCGGATTTCCGCAGCTCGTACGTCTCGCTCGCGGGGCCGCCCAGGCCGGCGATGTCGTTCTCTTCTCCCCGGCCTGCTCCAGCTACGACATGTTCCCGGACTACCGGCAGCGCGGCCGGACGTTCGAGCGGTGCGTCCGCGAATCGTACGAAGGCGCCGGGGAGCGGGCGACGTGA
- the mraY gene encoding phospho-N-acetylmuramoyl-pentapeptide-transferase gives MLYRFLFPLADQHILFNVFQYISFRAAGAMVTALLTAFIIGPGVIRRLRKHGIGQIVRAEGPATHLVKAGTPTMGGIIILTACILPTLLWARLDNTYVWVALVVTAWMGAIGFMDDYLKIVRRHSRGLIARYKLIWQFVLGLALGGFLLWQPLSSFGATQTMLPFFKDLTVVLAPAIFPLFVAIVVAGSANTVNLTDGLDGLATGLAAIAALTFGAFAYAIGRVDTSAYLGVLYLNGAGELSVFCAALAGAAIGFLWFNAHPAQVIMGDTGSLALGGAIGAVAVLLKSEFLLVIVGGVFVLEGLSVMLQTGWFKFSRRRWGEGRRLLRMAPLHHHFEKLGWPETQVVARFYIIGVICALLGLATLKIR, from the coding sequence ATGCTCTACCGCTTCCTCTTCCCGCTCGCGGACCAGCACATCCTGTTCAACGTGTTCCAGTACATCTCGTTCCGCGCGGCCGGCGCCATGGTGACGGCCCTCCTCACCGCGTTCATCATCGGACCGGGCGTGATCCGCAGGCTCAGGAAGCACGGCATCGGCCAGATCGTGCGGGCCGAGGGGCCGGCCACGCACCTCGTGAAGGCGGGTACCCCGACCATGGGCGGCATCATCATCCTCACCGCCTGTATCCTGCCCACCCTCCTCTGGGCACGCCTTGACAACACGTATGTGTGGGTCGCCCTCGTCGTCACCGCCTGGATGGGCGCGATCGGCTTCATGGACGACTACCTGAAGATCGTGCGGCGCCACTCGCGCGGCCTGATCGCGCGGTACAAGCTCATCTGGCAGTTCGTGCTCGGCCTGGCGCTCGGCGGCTTCCTCCTCTGGCAGCCCCTCTCCTCCTTCGGGGCGACGCAGACGATGCTCCCGTTCTTCAAGGACCTGACCGTCGTCCTCGCCCCGGCGATCTTCCCGCTGTTCGTCGCCATCGTCGTGGCGGGAAGCGCGAACACCGTGAACCTGACGGATGGCCTCGACGGGCTGGCCACGGGCCTGGCCGCGATCGCCGCCCTCACCTTCGGCGCCTTCGCCTACGCGATCGGCCGGGTCGACACGTCGGCCTACCTCGGCGTCCTGTACCTGAACGGGGCCGGGGAGCTGTCCGTGTTCTGCGCGGCGCTGGCGGGCGCTGCCATCGGTTTCCTCTGGTTCAACGCCCATCCGGCGCAGGTCATCATGGGCGACACCGGGTCCCTCGCGCTCGGAGGCGCGATCGGCGCCGTCGCCGTGCTCCTGAAGTCGGAGTTCCTCCTCGTCATCGTCGGGGGCGTGTTCGTCCTCGAAGGGCTGTCCGTGATGCTGCAGACCGGATGGTTCAAGTTCAGCCGCCGGCGGTGGGGCGAGGGCCGCCGCCTCCTCCGCATGGCCCCGCTCCATCACCACTTCGAGAAGCTCGGCTGGCCCGAGACGCAGGTCGTCGCGCGCTTCTACATCATCGGCGTCATCTGCGCGCTCCTCGGCCTCGCGACGCTCAAGATCCGCTGA
- a CDS encoding putative peptidoglycan glycosyltransferase FtsW: protein MTDRAISRELPRVQEFAGSPAWVRNALIGITLVLVVFGLLSVYSASSFAAQQSGLPGNHVLMSQLARAAVGIVALIVAAFVDYRVYRRFAWPILGVAAVLLVVMVLPFTTEIAPVRNGSRRWLMLGPATFQPSELAKVAVVFWTASLAVRKQRSFGSFLSGVLPFLLILGPLLVLIAAEPHLSATLITAALAAAVLFAAGMRIRHFLLLALPIGAGVWWLVRSNSYQLTRILAFLNPEADTSGAGYQLQQAQIAIGSGGILGAGYGESTQKLHYLPEAQNDFIYPIIAEEWGFVGAVTMLTLFLVWTHLGLRIAKSAPDLFGRLIAIGLTAIVAIGAFGHIGITMGLLPTTGVSLPFISSGGTGLVIALGVTGILLNVASRRRC, encoded by the coding sequence GTGACGGACCGCGCCATCTCGCGGGAACTCCCGCGCGTTCAGGAGTTCGCCGGTTCGCCGGCGTGGGTGCGGAATGCGCTCATCGGGATCACGCTGGTCCTCGTCGTGTTCGGGCTCCTCTCCGTCTATTCCGCGAGTTCGTTCGCGGCACAGCAGAGCGGACTGCCGGGGAACCACGTGCTCATGAGCCAACTGGCTCGCGCCGCCGTCGGTATCGTGGCGCTGATCGTGGCCGCCTTCGTCGATTATCGCGTGTACCGCCGGTTCGCGTGGCCGATCCTCGGCGTGGCCGCGGTCCTTCTCGTCGTCATGGTCCTCCCCTTCACAACGGAGATCGCGCCCGTCCGGAACGGGTCCCGCCGCTGGCTGATGCTCGGGCCCGCGACCTTCCAGCCCTCCGAGCTGGCCAAGGTCGCGGTGGTCTTCTGGACGGCCTCGCTCGCCGTCCGCAAGCAGCGGAGCTTCGGCAGCTTCCTCAGCGGGGTGCTCCCGTTTCTCCTCATCCTCGGCCCCCTGCTCGTCCTCATCGCCGCGGAGCCGCACCTCTCGGCGACGCTGATCACGGCCGCACTGGCGGCGGCCGTGCTCTTTGCCGCGGGGATGCGCATCCGGCATTTCCTCCTCCTCGCGCTGCCCATCGGCGCCGGCGTGTGGTGGCTCGTGCGCTCGAACAGCTACCAGCTCACGCGGATCCTGGCGTTTCTGAATCCGGAAGCGGACACCTCCGGGGCCGGCTATCAGCTGCAGCAGGCGCAGATCGCGATCGGTTCGGGCGGGATCCTCGGCGCGGGCTATGGTGAGAGCACGCAGAAACTCCACTATCTGCCGGAAGCGCAGAACGACTTCATCTATCCGATTATCGCGGAGGAATGGGGGTTCGTGGGCGCGGTGACGATGCTCACTCTCTTCCTCGTGTGGACACACCTCGGACTGCGGATCGCGAAGTCCGCCCCGGACCTGTTCGGGCGCCTGATTGCGATCGGGCTCACGGCGATCGTCGCCATCGGGGCGTTCGGACACATCGGGATCACGATGGGGCTGCTGCCCACGACGGGAGTGAGTCTCCCCTTCATCAGTTCCGGCGGCACGGGGCTCGTAATCGCGCTCGGCGTCACGGGCATCCTGCTCAACGTGGCTTCGCGGCGGAGATGTTGA